TCACTCCCCCTCAGGAGTGAGCGCACGCGCAGGACTTCGAACGATCCGCCGTCCGGGCTCCGAAGAGACCGGGCGGCGTACGCGCGAGCGCTCAGCCGCGCGAGCGCGCCTTGAAGGCCGCCTTGCGGGCCTCCTTGGCCACCTTCTTGTCCGGGTGCAGCCGGCCCATGGCCTCCAGCACGTCCGCCGTGGCGGGGTGGTCCACCCGCCAGGCCGAGTCGAAGAAGCCGCTGTGCCGGCCGACCAGGCTCTCCACCAGGCCGCGCAGCTCCTCCGAGTCGCCCTCGGCCGCGAGCTGGGCCGCGATCGTGTCCACGGTCAGCCAGAACACCATCGTCTCGCCCGGCTCGGGGATGTCCGTGGCGCCGTGCTCGGCCAGCCAGACCCGGGCGAGGCCGCCCAGCTGCGGGTCGTCGAGGACCTCGCGCAGCGCGGGCTCGGCCTCCGCGCCGACCAGCGAGAGGGTCTGCTGGCAGGCCAGCCGGCGCTGCGGGGCGTCCAGGTCGTCGCCGCGCGCGGCGGCGAGCAGCTCACGGGCGGCGTCCTGCGGGGCCCGGCGGGCGAGCCAGGCCTCGGCCTCGGCGCGGGCGGCCTCCCCGGGGTGGCCGGGGAGCGCCGCGAGGAGCGTGCCCGCGTCCTTGTCGGCGAGGTCGCCGACGGCCGGGGCGTCGATGCCGGCGTCGAGCATCCGGGCCCGGACGGCGAAGACGCCGAGCGGGGTGAGGGCGACCATGCCGTAGCGAGTGACGTCCTCCTCCTCGGGGACGTCGGAGGTCACGCCGTCGACGGACTCACGGATGTGCCCCTCGCCGTCGATCTCCTCGATGAGGGCCTCGTCGACGGGCTGGTACTCCACCAGGCCGGTCGGCGCGAGCAGCCGGAACTGGTCGTCCAGCCGCATCATCGCGTCGGAGACCTCTTCGAGGATGTCGTCGGTGGGCTCGTCCATGTCGTCCGGGACGATCATGGAGGCGGCGAGCGCCGGCAGCGGTACGGGCCGGTCGGGCCCGCCCTCGCCCAGCGCGGTCAGCAGGTAGAGGTTGCCGAGGACGCCGTCGAGGAAGTCGGCCTCCTCCTCGGGGTTCCAGTCGAGGGCGTCGAGGTCGAGCTCGCCGTCCGGTCCGGTCTCGGCGAGCTGGTCGACCAGATCGCCCAGGTCCGGGGCGGCCGCGTCGGCCAGCACGGTCTCCAGGCCGCCGAGCCAGAGGTCGAGGACGTCCTGGGGGCTGCCGGAGGTGAGCGTGGCCAGTTCCTCGCCCGCGCTCGCGGTGGCGGACGGCTGGTCCGCGTCCGCGTCGTCGTCGGTGTCCGGGTCCTCGGTGAAGTCCACGAGCCCGGTGTCCAGCGCGAGCTGCCATGCCTCGGCGGCGTAGGCGGTGCCGTCCTCCTCGCCCTCCAGGCCGAGCAGCTTCGTGGCGGTGAGCAGCTGTTCGGCGAGCAGTTCGCCGCCCGCGCCGACCGGGGTGCCCTCGCCGGCCCAGCGGGCGAGCTTCGCGGCGCGGGCGAACAGCGGCGCGGAGAGCGCGTCACGCGCGAGTTCGGCGTCGGTGTGCAGCCGCACCGGCGGCATGGTCGGGCGGTCTCCGGACATCAGGGGGGTCATCTCCTCGTCGTGACGGCCGCGCCGGATCGGGTCGGCCGGGCGCGGTGCCCAAGCCTAGACGGGTTTCGCACCATGCCGACCGGTTCACGGATCCGCCGGCCGACGGTTACCTACGGAAACCTTGACAACTGGCCTGATCACGCAAGACTTTGACGCGCGTAGATCTTGATTCTCGCGTCACAGCCCGCTCGGGCGCCCCGATTCACCGTTGCGTTTCGCACATTCGGCACCCGCACCACCCTCTTTTTCACCCCTCACACCACGACCCGGAGGCCACCGTGCCCACTGCTCGTCCCCTGCGCAGAACCGCGACCGTCGGTTCCGTCATAGCCGCCGCGCTCGCCGCCGGGCTGCTCGCCGTCCCGCAGTCGGCGAGCGCCGCCGAGATCCGCATCCACGACATCCAGGGCAGCACCCGCGTCTCCCCGCTCGCCGGCCAGCAGGTCACGGACGTCCCCGGCGTCGTGACGGCCGTACGGGCCTTCGGTTCCGCGCGCGGCTTCTGGTTCCAGGACCCCAAGGCCGACAGCGACCCGGCGACCAGCGAGGCGATCTTCGTCTTCACCGGCAAGGACACCCCGGCGCTCGCCGTCGGCGACGCGGTGACGGTCTCCGGCGCGGTCACCGAGTACTACCCGGGCGGGGAGTCGGCGGGCCTGCAGTCGGTCACCCAGCTCTCCAAGGCGTCGTGGACCGTGCACTCCTCGGGCAACGCGCTGCCCGCCGCGTTCGCGCTGCGCCCCTCCACCGTGCCGGACCGGTACGCCCCGAGCGCGGGCGGCGGCTCCATCGAGGGCCTGCGGCTGAAGCCGAACGCTTACGCCCTGGACCGCTACGAGTCGCTGGAGGGCATGCGGGTCTCGGTCAAGGACGCGCCCGTGGTGGCCGCGACCAACGAGCACAAGGAACTGTGGATCACCGCCGAGACCCATCGCGACCGCACCGCGCGCGGCGGCTCGCTCTACAGCTCCTACCGTGCCCCGGGCGTCGGCCGGGTCAAGGTGGCCTCGCTGATCCCGTACACGCAGCGCCCGTTCCCGGTCGCGAACGTCGGTGACTCGCTGACCGGCACCACGGCCGGTCCGCTGGACTACAACAACTTCGGCGGCTACACCCTCCAGGCGACCGAGCTGGGGACGCTCGCCGACCGGGGGCTCACCCGCGAGACGACGCGCAAGCAGAAGAGCGACGAGCTGGCCGTCGCCACGTACAACGTGGAGAACCTCTCCCCCAGGACCCCGCAGGCGAAGTTCGACCGGCTGGCGGCTGCGCTGGTGCACAACCTCGCCTCGCCCGACATCGTCGCCCTCGAAGAGGTCCAGGACGACGACGGCACGACCGACAAGGGCGTCGTGGACGCCGGGCAGACGCTGAAGAAGCTCACGGACGCCATCGCGGCGGCCGGTGGGCCCGCGTACCGGTGGCAGCAGATCAACCCGGTCAACGGCCAGGACGGCGGCCAGCCGGGCGGCAACATCCGTACCGCCTTCCTCTACAACCCCGCGCGGGTCTCCTTCACCGAGATCCCCGGCGGGGACGCCACCACCCCGGTGACGGTCACCCGTGAGGGCGGCAAGGCGAAGCTCTCGGCCTCGCCCGGCCGCATCGACCCGGCCAACGAGGCCTGGAAGAACAGCCGCAAGCCGCTGGTCGGCGAGTTCTCCTTCCGCGGCCACCCGGTCTTCGTCGTCGCCAACCACTTCAACTCCAAGGGCGGCGACCAGGGACTCGACAGCCGCTTCCAGCCCCCGGCCCGCACCTCCGAGGTGCAGCGCATCGAGCAGTCGAAGGCCGTCAACACCTTCGTCAAGCAGCTCCTCGCGGCCGACAAGCGGGCGAACGTGATCGTCGCGGGCGACCTCAACGACTACCAGTTCTCCCCCGCCGTCAAGGCCCTCACCTCCGGCGGCGCCCTCACCGACCTCGTCGACCGGCTGCCGCGCAAGGAGCGCTACGGCTATGTCTTCCAGGGCAGCTCCCAGGTGCTGGACCACATCCTGACCAGCCGCCACGTACGCTCCGTCGACTACGACATCGTGCACATCAACGCGGAGTTCGCGGACCAGGCGAGCGACCACGACCCGCAGGTCCTGCGCTGGAAGCCGTGACACCACTCAGTAGAAATACTCAACGGTAACCAGCAGGACAATTAAATAGACCTGTACGGACGAAGGGGCTGACAATCCGGCGGAGAACACCGACCGCTTGGAGAGTGCCACGATGCCCACCAGCCCTTTCGGCCGTACCGTCTGCGCGATGGTCACCCCCTTCGACGCCGACGGGCGCCTCGATCTCGACGGGGCGCAGGAGCTCGCCGACCACCTCGTCACGCGCGGCGGCTGCGACGGGCTCGTGCTGAACGGCACGACGGGCGAGTCGCCGACGACCGGCGCCGCGGAGAAGACCGCGCTCGTCACCGCGGTGGCCGAGGCCGTGGGCGACCGGGCGCGGATCACGGCGGGTGTGGGGTCCGCCGACACCCGGCAGACCGTCGAACTGGCCCGCGCGGCCGAGGCGGCAGGGGCGCACGGGGTGCTGGTGGTGACGCCGTACTACAGCCGGCCGCCGCAGGAGGACGTCGCGGAGCACTTCCGTATGGTGGCGGACGCGGTCGGGGTGCCGGTGATGGTCTACGACATCCCGGCCCGCACGGGGACCCGCATCGAGCCCGACACCATGCTGCGACTGGCGGAGCACCCGCGCGTCGCGGGGGTCAAGGACTGCGCGAACGACCTGCTGGGCAGCGCGAAGGTCATCGCGGCGACCGGCCTCGCCTACTACGCCGGTTCTGAGGAGCTGAACCTTCCGCTGCGCGCGGTCGGTGGCACGGGCTACGTCAGCACGGTCGCCAATGTCGCGGGGCCCGTGCTGGCCGCTGCCCTGGACGCCTTCGACCTCGGGCACACCGCCGAGGCGACGGCGCTGCACCAGCGGGCGCTGCCGCTGATCGAGCTGATGATGGCCGCCGGCCTGCCGGGCACGGTCACGGCCAAGGCGCTGCTGGGCGCGCTGGGCCTGCCGGGCGGGCCGATGCGGATGCCCTTGCGGGCGGCGTCCCCGGACCGGACGAAGGCCCTGCTGAAGGCCTACGAAAGCACGATCGCCGGACAGGCCTGATCACCAAGCCCGTCCGGCGATTGAGGACCGGGGTCCGGGGCGGAGCCCCGGTTCGGAACCTCAGTTGTGCGCGTGCAGGACCTCGTTGAGACCGCCCCACGTGCCCTTGTGCGGACGGGCCTCCACCGCACCGGAGGTGGAGTTGCGGCGGAAGAGGATGTTGCTGGCGCCGGAGAGCTCCAGCGCCTTGACGACCTCGCCGTCCGGCAGCGTGACGCGGGTGCCCGCGGTGACGTAGAGGCCCGCCTCGACGACGCACTCGTCGCCGAGCGCGATGCCGATGCCGGACTCTGCACCGAGCAGGCAGCGCTCGCCGATGGAGATGATCTGCTTGCCGCCG
The window above is part of the Streptomyces syringium genome. Proteins encoded here:
- a CDS encoding endonuclease/exonuclease/phosphatase family protein, whose product is MPTARPLRRTATVGSVIAAALAAGLLAVPQSASAAEIRIHDIQGSTRVSPLAGQQVTDVPGVVTAVRAFGSARGFWFQDPKADSDPATSEAIFVFTGKDTPALAVGDAVTVSGAVTEYYPGGESAGLQSVTQLSKASWTVHSSGNALPAAFALRPSTVPDRYAPSAGGGSIEGLRLKPNAYALDRYESLEGMRVSVKDAPVVAATNEHKELWITAETHRDRTARGGSLYSSYRAPGVGRVKVASLIPYTQRPFPVANVGDSLTGTTAGPLDYNNFGGYTLQATELGTLADRGLTRETTRKQKSDELAVATYNVENLSPRTPQAKFDRLAAALVHNLASPDIVALEEVQDDDGTTDKGVVDAGQTLKKLTDAIAAAGGPAYRWQQINPVNGQDGGQPGGNIRTAFLYNPARVSFTEIPGGDATTPVTVTREGGKAKLSASPGRIDPANEAWKNSRKPLVGEFSFRGHPVFVVANHFNSKGGDQGLDSRFQPPARTSEVQRIEQSKAVNTFVKQLLAADKRANVIVAGDLNDYQFSPAVKALTSGGALTDLVDRLPRKERYGYVFQGSSQVLDHILTSRHVRSVDYDIVHINAEFADQASDHDPQVLRWKP
- the dapA gene encoding 4-hydroxy-tetrahydrodipicolinate synthase, with the protein product MPTSPFGRTVCAMVTPFDADGRLDLDGAQELADHLVTRGGCDGLVLNGTTGESPTTGAAEKTALVTAVAEAVGDRARITAGVGSADTRQTVELARAAEAAGAHGVLVVTPYYSRPPQEDVAEHFRMVADAVGVPVMVYDIPARTGTRIEPDTMLRLAEHPRVAGVKDCANDLLGSAKVIAATGLAYYAGSEELNLPLRAVGGTGYVSTVANVAGPVLAAALDAFDLGHTAEATALHQRALPLIELMMAAGLPGTVTAKALLGALGLPGGPMRMPLRAASPDRTKALLKAYESTIAGQA